The genomic interval ACAGCACTTCAATATCACACCGTTTTTTAATATCGGTAACACGCTGTACCGAGCCCGCCGCCTCCTTTACGGAAACAATATGCTCATGTTCTGCCAGCTCGACCACCACTTCCAATGGAATTTCCAGCGCAGACCGCCCCGGCACATTATAAAGAACCACCGGAACTCCGAGATCGGCCACGGCCGAAAAATGCTGAATCAGGCCGGAGTTGTTCGGCTTGTTATAATACGGCGTTACCTGCAGCGTACCATCAATTCCGAATTCCTTTGCAGCCGCTGTAAGTTCAATCGCTTCCGCCGTGGAATTAGCACCGGTACCCGCCATAATTTTTACCCGGCCGGCCGCAACCTCCGCTGCAGTCTTAATGACCTGAAGATGCTCTTTGGTATTGAGTGTCGGCGATTCCCCGGTGGTTCCTACCGGAACGATACCGGAAACGCCGCCTTCGATATTAAACTCAACCAGTTCGGCAAGTTTATCGAAGTCAACCTCACCCGTTACTGTAAACGGTGTGACCAGTGCGGTATAAACTCCTGTAAAATACATAGCCCTCTCCTTACGCCTCAAACGACGTCAGTCCGTCAAAATCCAATGTGGCAAAATAATCCTCCAGCGTTTCCGGCCGCCGGATCTGAACCACCTCACCATCTTCACGAAGCAGCAGCTCGGCGGAACGCAGTTTGGCATTATAGTTAAATCCCATCGAATGGCCATGGGCCCCCGCATCATGAATCACGACCAGATCGCCGACCTGCGGTTCCGGAATAGCCCGGTCGATGGAAAACTTATCATTATTTTCGCAGAGGGATCCCGTAACGTCACAGACAAAATCCGCCGGAGCATCTTCTTTTCCAGCCACCGTGATGTGATGATACGCACCATACATACCCGGCCGCATCAGGTTGGCCATACAGGCATCGAGCCCTACATATTCCTTATAGGTGCTTTTGCGGTGCAGCACCCGACCCACCAGATATCCATACGGCCCCGTAATCATACGTCCGCATTCCAAGCGGATATCCAGTTCTTTCAGCCCTTTTCCGGTGATGTATTCCTCGTACAGTTTTCTGACGCCTTCACCGAGTGCCTCCAGATCCACCGCTTCCTGTTCCGGTTTATACGGAATACCGATACCGCCACCGAGATTTACAAACTCAAATTCGATTCCAAGCTTTTCGCTCAGCTCACCGACCAGCTCAAACAGCATGTGAGCGGTTTCGATGAAATAGCCGACCTCCAACTCATTCGACGCCACCATCGTATGCAGTCCGAAACGTTTCACTCCTTTTTCTTTCAGGATACAATACCCCTCAAACAGCTGCTCGCGGGTAAAGCCGTATTTGGCCTCCTCCGGATTGCCGATGATGGCATTGCCTTCTTTCAGCGGTCCCGGATTGTAGCGGCAGCAGACCAACTCCGGCAACCCCGTATGTTCCTCCAGATATTCAATATGCGAAATATCATCCAGGTTGATTACCGCACCAAGCTCCATGGCTTTTTTAAATTCATAGGCCGGGGTATCGTTCGAAGTGAACATAATATCATCGCCGCGGATGCCCACTTCCTCCGACAGCACCAGTTCCCCCATCGATGAACAGTCAGCCCCGAAACCCTCCGCTTTCAGAATTTTCATCAGATACGGATTCGGTGCGGCCTTGACGGCAAAATATTCCTTAAACCCCGGATTCCAGGAAAAGGCCGCTTTCAGTCGCTTCGCATTATCGCGAATGCCTTTTTCATCATAAATGTGAAAGGGGGTTGGAAAACGCTTCGTCAGTGCTTCCAGTTCATCTTTGTTCAACGGGATCTTCTTTTCAGCCATATTTTTCTCCTAAAATCAATCGCGGGACTATACACGAACACACACCTTTTCCAATGTCCGGAAAACACAAAAAAAGGGTTTTTCCAAACCCGGAAAAACCCTTTCCAATGTCTGGAAACGCCGATCAGTTCTCTTTTTTCATGGAAGCCAGTACCCGCAGGCGCAGCGCATTCAGCTTAATGAAACCGGTTGCGTCGGACTGGTTATATCCGCCCGCTTCATCAAAACTGACGAGTTCCGGACTGTAGAGCGAATACGGAGATTTACGTCCGCACACATGCACGCCGCCCTTATAAAGTTTCACACGGACATCGCCGGTTACAGTTTCCTGACTCTGCGTAATCGCCGCCTGAAGCATTTCACGCTCCGGCGCAAACCAGAATCCGTTGTAAACCAGTTCCGCATATTTCGGGATAAAGCTGTCGCGCAGATGCATCACTTCCCGGTCCATACAAATGGACTCCAAGCCACGGTGCGCCGCCTGCAGAATCGTTCCGCCGGGCGTTTCATATACACCGCGGTCTTTCATGCCCGTGAAACGGTTTTCAACAATATCGATACGGCCGACCGCATGTTCACAGCCGAGTGCATTCAGTTTTTTCAGCAATGCTGCCGCGCCCAGCTTTTCGCCGTTCACCGCAACCGGAATCCCTTTTTCAAAACTGATTTCAACATATTCCGGTTCATCCGCCGCCTGACTCAGCGGTTTGGTCATGCACCACATATCCTCGTCCGGCTCGTTCCACGGATCCTCCAGAATACCGCCTTCAAAACTGATGTGCAGCATGTTGCGGTCCATTGAATAGGGCTTGGCCGCGGAAACGGTGGTCGGGACCCCTTTTTCCTCCAGATATTTAATCATATCAGAGCGCCCTTCGAACGGAAAATCCTCCGGCATACGCCACGGAGCAATAACCTTCACATCCGGTTTCAAGGCATAGGCGGTCAGTTCGAAACGAACCTGATCATTCCCCTTACCGGTGGCGCCGTGGCAGATCGCTTCAGCACCTTCAAGATTGGCGATATCGATCATACGTTTAGCGATCAGCGGACGCGCAATGGAGGTGCCCAGCAGATAGGTCCCTTCATAAATCGCATTGGCCTGCATCATCGGATAGATGTAATCAGCCGCAAATTCGTCCTGTACGTCATCGACATAGCACTTCACTGCGCCGTGCTTCAGCGCCTTTTCCTCAAGACCGTCCAGCTCTTCCTCCTGCCCGACGTTCGAACAGTAGCAGATAACCTCTGCATCATATTTTTCCTGCAGCCAGGTCAGCAGTACGGTCGTATCGAGACCTCCGGAATATGCAAGTACAACTTTCATCGTAAATCGTCCTTCCTATATTTAAATGCAACGCAACAGCTTAAAACGGAATATCGTCTTCAAATTCGTCAAAATCGGCCGGAACGTCTTTATCCGAAACCGGCGGCTGGTCATCGCTCCCCGCCGGAGCCGCCGCGCCGGACTCAATTTTCCAGGCCTGGAGATTATTAAAATAGCGCCCGTTATATTCGCGGCCGCGGATATCAAACGTTGCGGTAACTTCCTGCCCCACTTCAATGGAATCCAGCAGGCTCACTTTTTCCTGCACCACCTGCAGAATGATGTCCTGCGGATATTTCCCGTCCTCCACCGTAACCACAAATTCCCGCACCGTAAACCCGCTCGCAAAGGTTTTCGGCTCCAGGATCACCTTGACCTTACCGCTCAATTCATACGCCATCTTCCTATCTCCTTATTTCAAAACTATTCACCCATACCGCAACGACAGGGATTGGGCGACAGCCCGGCCATTTCGTCGTGCAGATCAGCACATGCTTCGCCGATCAGACGCAAAGCAAGATCAACTTCCTCCTGCTTCACATTCAGCGGGGGTAACAAGCGCAGAACATTACCCGCAGTCGCAAGGGCAAGCATACCTTTTTCCTGCAGTTTTTTCTGCAGAGGCGCCGACGGCACATCGAGCACAAGCCCCAGCAGCAGCCCCAGTCCGCGCACTCCTGAAATCCACTTTTTATGCTTCATCGCAATTTCACAAAGCCCTTCGGCAAAATATGCACCCATCATCCGGACATTTGACAGCAGCTCCTCCTCTTCGATTACCTCGATCACGGAAAGCGCAGCCGCACACGCCAACGGCGTACCGCCGAAAGTCGT from Verrucomicrobia bacterium S94 carries:
- a CDS encoding 4-hydroxy-tetrahydrodipicolinate synthase, whose product is MYFTGVYTALVTPFTVTGEVDFDKLAELVEFNIEGGVSGIVPVGTTGESPTLNTKEHLQVIKTAAEVAAGRVKIMAGTGANSTAEAIELTAAAKEFGIDGTLQVTPYYNKPNNSGLIQHFSAVADLGVPVVLYNVPGRSALEIPLEVVVELAEHEHIVSVKEAAGSVQRVTDIKKRCDIEVLSGDDSLALPMIKEGALGVISVASNIIPAEVSALVAAALNGQYEEAQALHDQYAKVFDDLFIDTNPIPIKAAMAMKGLIEETYRLPMCATTDENKAVLRATLEAAGVL
- a CDS encoding DUF3127 domain-containing protein, translated to MAYELSGKVKVILEPKTFASGFTVREFVVTVEDGKYPQDIILQVVQEKVSLLDSIEVGQEVTATFDIRGREYNGRYFNNLQAWKIESGAAAPAGSDDQPPVSDKDVPADFDEFEDDIPF
- a CDS encoding argininosuccinate synthase; translation: MKVVLAYSGGLDTTVLLTWLQEKYDAEVICYCSNVGQEEELDGLEEKALKHGAVKCYVDDVQDEFAADYIYPMMQANAIYEGTYLLGTSIARPLIAKRMIDIANLEGAEAICHGATGKGNDQVRFELTAYALKPDVKVIAPWRMPEDFPFEGRSDMIKYLEEKGVPTTVSAAKPYSMDRNMLHISFEGGILEDPWNEPDEDMWCMTKPLSQAADEPEYVEISFEKGIPVAVNGEKLGAAALLKKLNALGCEHAVGRIDIVENRFTGMKDRGVYETPGGTILQAAHRGLESICMDREVMHLRDSFIPKYAELVYNGFWFAPEREMLQAAITQSQETVTGDVRVKLYKGGVHVCGRKSPYSLYSPELVSFDEAGGYNQSDATGFIKLNALRLRVLASMKKEN
- a CDS encoding diaminopimelate decarboxylase — translated: MAEKKIPLNKDELEALTKRFPTPFHIYDEKGIRDNAKRLKAAFSWNPGFKEYFAVKAAPNPYLMKILKAEGFGADCSSMGELVLSEEVGIRGDDIMFTSNDTPAYEFKKAMELGAVINLDDISHIEYLEEHTGLPELVCCRYNPGPLKEGNAIIGNPEEAKYGFTREQLFEGYCILKEKGVKRFGLHTMVASNELEVGYFIETAHMLFELVGELSEKLGIEFEFVNLGGGIGIPYKPEQEAVDLEALGEGVRKLYEEYITGKGLKELDIRLECGRMITGPYGYLVGRVLHRKSTYKEYVGLDACMANLMRPGMYGAYHHITVAGKEDAPADFVCDVTGSLCENNDKFSIDRAIPEPQVGDLVVIHDAGAHGHSMGFNYNAKLRSAELLLREDGEVVQIRRPETLEDYFATLDFDGLTSFEA